From a region of the Posidoniimonas corsicana genome:
- a CDS encoding gamma-glutamyltransferase family protein encodes MATRFAVTSGHPAASAAGLSVLQQGGNVVDAAVTTSLTMGVAAPWGSGLGGKMVMLYRNGATGEVHCVEALNAAPRELDPDKFAALPREDRRHGFAAVCVPGLPAGLALAHGRWGSRDWDEVVQPAVELAERGIPFDQEMQPLFRHKVARLRHDPGAAGLYLSNGKAPGVGSSMQFPDLAATLREIAAEGVQAFYKGEIGKRIVEACRAGGSDLTQRDFATYEPRVPPPLTDSFGGYRVCTSPPPTTGGVTVLAALKTLEGVDWTKEDTHDIHSIEKLCGVLLEIYPRIDREIADVVDSVEMAKGLLAPESIRLIRRNALAIAEDAAARDKKSQPVPQPLEPTMDDESDASTSHLVVADSEGNVVCITQSLSFHFGASVVAPGTGVLLNNSMSNFNVTNRKSVNTLAPGKRPRSTVAPVIVEEEGHVKLALGIPGGQRIPSTTIQLLLDVLGSGQELPSALGRWRYHLRRPIYRGEPSNFIDFEEEAPDDLVGQLVTRGWRTEERQSDGSYFGGGNGVQYLPDGRLLAAADPRRTNDAAGK; translated from the coding sequence GTGGCCACCCGCTTTGCGGTGACCAGCGGTCATCCCGCGGCGTCCGCCGCGGGGCTATCGGTGTTGCAGCAGGGCGGCAACGTGGTGGACGCCGCGGTTACGACCTCGCTTACGATGGGCGTCGCCGCGCCGTGGGGGTCGGGCCTGGGCGGCAAGATGGTGATGCTGTACCGCAACGGCGCCACCGGCGAGGTGCACTGCGTCGAGGCTCTTAATGCAGCGCCCCGCGAGCTCGACCCGGACAAGTTCGCGGCTCTGCCCCGCGAGGACCGCCGCCACGGCTTCGCGGCCGTTTGCGTGCCCGGCCTGCCAGCGGGGCTGGCGCTGGCGCACGGCCGGTGGGGCTCGCGGGATTGGGACGAGGTGGTGCAGCCGGCCGTAGAGCTGGCCGAACGGGGCATCCCGTTCGACCAAGAAATGCAGCCGCTGTTCCGCCACAAGGTGGCCCGGCTGCGGCACGACCCGGGCGCGGCGGGGCTTTACCTGAGCAACGGCAAGGCGCCTGGCGTCGGCAGCAGCATGCAGTTCCCTGACCTCGCGGCGACGCTCCGCGAGATCGCCGCCGAGGGCGTGCAGGCGTTCTACAAAGGGGAGATCGGAAAGCGGATTGTCGAGGCGTGCCGCGCCGGCGGGTCGGACCTTACCCAACGCGACTTCGCCACGTACGAACCCCGCGTCCCGCCGCCGCTGACCGACTCGTTCGGCGGATACCGCGTTTGCACCTCGCCGCCACCCACCACCGGTGGGGTCACGGTGCTGGCCGCCCTGAAGACGCTCGAGGGGGTCGATTGGACTAAGGAAGACACGCACGACATCCATTCCATTGAGAAGCTGTGCGGCGTGCTGCTGGAGATCTACCCGCGGATCGACAGGGAAATCGCCGACGTGGTGGACTCGGTCGAGATGGCCAAGGGCCTGCTTGCGCCGGAGTCGATCCGGTTGATCCGCCGCAACGCGTTGGCGATCGCCGAGGACGCCGCGGCCCGCGACAAGAAGTCGCAACCCGTGCCGCAGCCGCTCGAGCCGACCATGGACGACGAGTCCGACGCCAGCACCTCGCACCTGGTGGTGGCCGACTCCGAGGGCAATGTGGTCTGCATCACGCAGTCGCTCAGCTTCCACTTCGGCGCCAGCGTCGTGGCGCCCGGCACGGGGGTGCTGCTCAACAACAGCATGAGCAACTTCAATGTCACCAACCGGAAGTCGGTCAACACGCTGGCGCCCGGCAAACGCCCTCGCAGCACCGTGGCGCCGGTGATCGTCGAGGAAGAGGGCCACGTCAAGCTGGCGCTCGGCATCCCGGGCGGCCAGCGGATCCCCTCCACCACCATCCAGCTGCTGCTGGACGTGCTGGGGTCGGGACAGGAGCTCCCGTCCGCACTGGGGCGCTGGCGGTACCACCTCCGCCGGCCGATCTACCGCGGCGAGCCGAGCAACTTCATCGACTTCGAGGAGGAGGCGCCGGACGACCTTGTGGGCCAGCTTGTGACCCGCGGTTGGCGGACCGAGGAGCGGCAGAGCGACGGCAGCTACTTCGGCGGCGGCAATGGGGTGCAGTATTTGCCCGACGGCCGCCTGCTGGCCGCGGCCGATCCACGCCGCACGAACGACGCCGCCGGGAAGTAG
- a CDS encoding DUF1559 domain-containing protein produces MSMPHFAPSARRARRAFTLVELLVVIAIIGILIALLLPAVQAARESARRSSCLNNLRQVSLAMMNYESSNKRLPVGAAQRFNVTSDPTLHSWVSQILQYVEEANAYGMADWTQPLAQREDDGNRAHHIKFETFSCPSLEPVEIVNDFYGARGSYAVNAGIGQVFMQNPDPKQRTSEASGVQPWPIPPYASTTSSLGAIGLFMVNHGRKLSEVTDGTSKTAMLTEVINVPGEDTRGALHFGAAVMYMHNVLPNDTASLPDRTRWCVSVENEAPCRQTLNQWQGGWYQAARSKHPGGVNLVMGDSSARFLTDSVNFEVWQAMCTPQGEEVLAEGL; encoded by the coding sequence ATGTCTATGCCTCACTTCGCGCCGTCGGCGCGGCGGGCCCGCCGCGCGTTCACCCTGGTCGAACTGCTGGTGGTGATCGCCATCATCGGCATCCTGATCGCCCTCCTGCTGCCTGCGGTGCAAGCAGCCCGCGAGTCGGCCCGCCGATCGTCCTGCCTGAACAACCTGCGTCAGGTAAGCCTGGCGATGATGAACTACGAGTCGTCTAACAAGCGGCTGCCGGTTGGGGCAGCGCAGCGGTTCAACGTCACCAGCGACCCGACGCTCCACAGCTGGGTCTCCCAGATCCTCCAGTACGTGGAGGAGGCTAACGCCTACGGCATGGCCGATTGGACCCAGCCGCTCGCCCAGCGTGAGGACGACGGCAACCGGGCCCACCACATCAAGTTCGAGACCTTCAGCTGCCCGTCGCTGGAGCCGGTCGAGATCGTCAACGACTTCTACGGCGCGCGGGGGTCGTACGCGGTCAACGCCGGCATCGGCCAGGTGTTCATGCAGAACCCCGACCCAAAGCAGCGTACGTCCGAGGCCTCCGGCGTTCAGCCCTGGCCGATCCCGCCCTACGCGAGCACGACTTCGTCGTTGGGCGCGATCGGGCTGTTCATGGTGAACCACGGCCGCAAGCTGTCTGAGGTGACCGATGGCACCAGCAAGACCGCGATGCTGACGGAGGTCATCAACGTACCGGGCGAGGACACCCGCGGGGCGTTGCACTTCGGCGCCGCGGTGATGTACATGCATAATGTCCTGCCGAACGACACCGCTTCGCTGCCCGACCGCACGAGGTGGTGCGTGTCGGTCGAGAACGAGGCGCCCTGCCGTCAGACGCTGAACCAGTGGCAGGGCGGCTGGTACCAGGCGGCGCGCAGCAAGCACCCGGGCGGAGTGAACCTGGTCATGGGCGACAGCAGCGCGCGTTTCCTGACCGACAGCGTCAACTTCGAGGTCTGGCAGGCCATGTGCACCCCGCAGGGCGAAGAGGTCCTGGCGGAAGGCCTGTAG
- the gmd gene encoding GDP-mannose 4,6-dehydratase: protein MAKTALITGITGQDGSYLAELLLSKGYRVWGMIRRASSFNTGRIESIYQAPQADGARLRLVYGDLADGSVLNRHLKTIRPDEIYNLGAQTHVKVSFDLPEYTGDVTGLGAVRLLEAMRETDLDARFYEASSSELFGLASESPQTEQTPFHPRSPYACAKAYAFYITRNYRESYGMFAVNGIQYNHESPRRGETFVTRKITRAAAAIALGKQERVYLGNLNAERDWGYAGDYVKAMWLMMQADRPEDYVVATGQTHSVRDFCERAFYRIGRPLTWRGEGVEEHGVDATGRTLVAVDPNYFRPVESECLRGDATRIRDELGWRPEHTFEQLVHMMVDADLAALRPSTPAKPVGSPHSHAA, encoded by the coding sequence ATGGCGAAGACGGCGCTCATCACCGGCATCACGGGTCAGGACGGGTCCTACCTGGCGGAGCTGCTGCTCTCCAAGGGCTACCGGGTCTGGGGAATGATCCGCCGCGCGTCGAGCTTCAACACGGGGCGGATTGAGAGCATCTACCAGGCCCCGCAGGCCGACGGCGCCAGACTGCGACTCGTCTACGGCGACCTGGCCGACGGGTCGGTGCTGAACCGCCACCTCAAGACGATCCGTCCCGACGAGATTTACAACCTGGGCGCCCAGACGCACGTGAAGGTGTCGTTCGACCTTCCCGAGTACACGGGCGACGTCACCGGCTTGGGTGCGGTGCGGTTGCTCGAGGCGATGCGCGAGACGGACCTCGACGCCCGGTTCTACGAGGCGTCCTCGTCCGAGCTGTTTGGCCTGGCCAGCGAGAGTCCGCAGACGGAACAAACGCCTTTCCACCCCCGCAGCCCGTACGCGTGCGCCAAGGCCTACGCGTTCTACATCACGCGGAACTACCGCGAGTCGTACGGCATGTTCGCGGTGAACGGCATCCAGTACAACCACGAGTCGCCCCGCCGCGGCGAGACCTTCGTCACCCGCAAGATCACCCGCGCCGCGGCCGCCATCGCACTCGGCAAGCAGGAGCGGGTCTACCTGGGCAACCTGAACGCCGAACGGGACTGGGGCTACGCCGGCGACTACGTCAAGGCGATGTGGCTGATGATGCAGGCCGATCGGCCTGAAGACTACGTCGTGGCGACCGGTCAGACGCACAGCGTCCGCGATTTCTGCGAGCGGGCGTTCTACCGCATTGGCCGCCCGCTGACCTGGCGCGGCGAGGGCGTGGAGGAGCACGGCGTCGACGCCACGGGACGCACGCTGGTGGCGGTCGACCCCAACTACTTCCGCCCGGTCGAGTCCGAGTGCTTGCGCGGCGACGCCACGAGGATCCGTGATGAGCTCGGCTGGCGCCCCGAGCACACCTTCGAGCAGCTGGTGCACATGATGGTCGACGCCGACCTGGCGGCCCTACGCCCGAGTACGCCGGCCAAGCCGGTCGGGTCTCCGCACTCGCACGCCGCCTAG